GGAATTTGGCAATACAAAGAGATTTGATGATACAGCTTTCTGAAATAGATAGTGTATTGAATATTGCTTTGAAAAAATGGAATTTACCTATCTATGAAGAGTTGATCTTTAGGGTAAACAATCACTTGGATAGTATTAAGGAAATGCTCTACACCAATAGTGAACAAGCTATTTTCGATTTTGTTCAAGATGAAATTTCACCGGTTTTTGAACATCTTAAAAAAGCGGATAAGGAGATAGAAAATCATATACTGGCATATGAGTCCAAAATAGATATGGGTACCGGGTCTTATTATGATCATAGAAAAAATTACGATGAAAGCGTAACCTTGGTCAATAAAACCTTATCGTCGGTTATTGATAAAAGACAGGAAAGTGCCCAAAATATGTTTCCACATTACTATGAGCGTTATAAGACAGATGGTGTGGAGCATAATATGTACATTGGATCTTCTATTTCAGAGAGTAAAGAGTACAATCCGTTATACCTAAATAATTTAAGATTATGGCAATTACAGGTAATGTGCGAAATGGAAAATACACATTACTCGTTAAAACCCAAATTACCTGTACCGTTGGATGCGGCATCATTAATATTGGTATATAACACATCTTTATCTATTCGTTTTAGAATGGATGAAAAACAATTTGATGTAGATGGCACGTACAATGCCCGTTATGAGGTAATTAAAAAGAGAATAGATAAATCTTACATTAAGGGTACAGAGCAAAGATTGACCCAAAAAGGAGTATTGTCAATTGTGTATTCACAGAAAAAAGATGAACTAGAATATTTGAGGTATATCAAATTCTTGAAATCTAAAGGATACTTTACCAATCAAATAGAAATTGTTGAGTTAGAAGGTCTTCAAGGCGTGTCTGGTTTAAAGGCAATACGTGCTCAAATTTTATATAAAAGAGAGCAAGAACCAGAAAAAACCTATACTTACCAGGATTTAATGGATGCTTTAAAAGAATAGTACCTGGCTTAATAACTCAAGTTTACGATCCGGACCAAAGAATTTAAATGAAACGGCAAATGCTATGACCGAAAGGATCATGCCGATCATGAATATGGTATATGTCCATCGTAAAAGAGCGTATTTTCTATTTAATACAATTCCAAGAAAGTAAAGATCTTTGGTCAAAGAGGTATAAATGTAATCTTTGTCCTTTAGCATTTCTTGTATGGCCCATTCATATTCGCTCAGTGCCATTTTATGAAAATTACCGAAGAATAACAGGTTTACATTTTTGTTTTTTACATCGTCTTTAGTGAATTCGCCACTAGTAACGTTAGGTCTTGTTGCCAATACTGCCAAAATCATAGATACCACACTAAAGAATACAAAGATTACGGTAGGGTAGATTAAGTAATCGTTAGATGGGTTATCCAATTTTGGAATTAGATTGGAGAGCGCCAAAGAAATTATTATGGCATTGACCGATAATAAAATATTGGCTTTGGTATCCGCAATATCACTAAGGGTAATATGGTTTTTTAAGGTAACCCTATAGAGTGTTTGAATGCCACGATCAGGACTTTCGCTCTTAAATTGCGCTTTTAGTCGTTCTTTCTTTGCTAGTTTTTTCTGTGACTTTTTGTCCTTAACTAGCTTTCTTAAATTCTTGTCTTTTTTTTCCAGCCAATTCTCCTTGGCGTAATCCGTATAGAATTGATGGTCAGTTCTAAATACTTGAA
The sequence above is a segment of the Maribacter dokdonensis DSW-8 genome. Coding sequences within it:
- a CDS encoding Pycsar system effector family protein; the encoded protein is MSDILDNTQQFVTDLLTNQLDHKFLYHNLRHTQRVVKSTKQLLESCSLSDQDQEILLLVAWLHDTGYTKGTKNHEESSCEIAEEFLSKEGYAKELIAKVKSCILATKWNATPSNEMDMIIRDADSSHFAQSSYLETSDLLREELKLLGLKNYSQKEWLDLNIQVFRTDHQFYTDYAKENWLEKKDKNLRKLVKDKKSQKKLAKKERLKAQFKSESPDRGIQTLYRVTLKNHITLSDIADTKANILLSVNAIIISLALSNLIPKLDNPSNDYLIYPTVIFVFFSVVSMILAVLATRPNVTSGEFTKDDVKNKNVNLLFFGNFHKMALSEYEWAIQEMLKDKDYIYTSLTKDLYFLGIVLNRKYALLRWTYTIFMIGMILSVIAFAVSFKFFGPDRKLELLSQVLFF